Proteins encoded by one window of uncultured Methanobrevibacter sp.:
- a CDS encoding cysteine peptidase family C39 domain-containing protein: protein MKLKSKLIFILVFLLISINVAYANDVNQTELTADDVTNESSVEVPILKDNSSLDSDNISQKSHPVISIDSTKVKSKDTLKIDLKDCNGTALPFKSFKASINNKDYKLSTNSKGIMVLNINLPAGNYNLKISVGEDDNFTSFSKTFKITVSKLSTSIKKYSNFVLNNNYFYAYLKDGKDNGVASKKVSVKVNGKTFSRKTDKNGRIALKIKSSSKIITLRCKFDGDRYYKASSKKISFYVNQFTSIKIGNSRLLTGGFVRVYLNDATKSKIWKKTIKITIGNKRFSKKTNSEGIVVIKPKMSVGKYKITASFGKYYTSKIIRCFNGNVKDPLKEAIPLRNGVPDIDVMPGNFVWADGSGTYTLTKAQYREVLKRDSYCLFLNNKLTKYTFFKTKSHPKTNHLIKREKWNVIEKAINQKLVDANKHGYWPGSITVSLKGKSYSYPEIRDWQDTSYTCGPTSCSMCSQVLKNYLCESYLAKHSGTTRADGTTCSGMVKALEKENFICTLFYRNSFSKALNELKKGGCAVVFHAKHHYVAILDISKDGKKVLVSNSYGSYDDIPSKWLTVEYMKTRYYKNYDDGLIVRLNYKLSKNVQNQINSYYSSMAPNWAAHNIHEVVS from the coding sequence ATGAAATTGAAATCCAAATTGATTTTTATTTTAGTTTTTCTATTAATTTCAATTAATGTTGCATATGCAAATGATGTCAACCAGACAGAATTAACAGCGGATGATGTGACTAATGAATCCAGTGTTGAAGTGCCAATACTAAAGGATAATTCATCACTTGATTCGGATAACATTTCACAAAAATCACATCCGGTAATTTCAATTGATTCAACTAAAGTAAAAAGTAAAGATACTCTGAAAATTGATTTAAAAGATTGCAACGGAACAGCTTTGCCTTTTAAAAGTTTTAAAGCATCAATAAACAATAAGGACTATAAATTATCAACAAATTCAAAAGGTATTATGGTATTGAACATTAATCTTCCTGCAGGGAATTATAATTTGAAAATCTCTGTTGGTGAAGATGACAATTTCACATCCTTTTCCAAAACATTCAAAATTACTGTGTCAAAATTATCGACAAGCATTAAGAAATATTCTAATTTCGTTTTGAATAACAATTACTTTTATGCATATTTGAAAGATGGGAAAGATAATGGAGTTGCATCTAAAAAGGTAAGCGTTAAGGTAAATGGGAAAACATTTTCAAGAAAAACAGATAAAAATGGCCGGATTGCCTTAAAGATTAAATCTTCATCTAAGATAATTACATTGAGATGCAAATTTGACGGCGACAGATATTACAAGGCATCATCTAAAAAAATCAGTTTTTATGTAAATCAATTTACTTCAATTAAGATAGGCAATTCCCGATTGCTTACTGGCGGTTTTGTAAGGGTATATCTGAATGATGCTACAAAGTCTAAAATCTGGAAAAAAACCATCAAAATCACAATAGGAAATAAAAGATTTTCTAAAAAAACCAATTCAGAAGGTATTGTTGTCATTAAACCTAAAATGAGTGTCGGCAAATATAAAATTACGGCTAGTTTTGGCAAGTATTACACTTCAAAAATTATAAGATGCTTTAATGGAAATGTTAAAGATCCATTAAAAGAGGCAATTCCATTGAGAAATGGAGTTCCAGATATTGATGTGATGCCTGGAAACTTTGTTTGGGCTGATGGAAGCGGAACATACACGCTTACCAAGGCACAATATAGGGAAGTTTTAAAAAGGGATAGCTATTGTCTGTTCTTAAACAATAAATTGACAAAATACACTTTCTTTAAAACAAAATCTCATCCGAAAACCAATCATTTAATCAAAAGAGAAAAATGGAACGTGATTGAAAAGGCTATTAATCAAAAGCTTGTTGATGCAAATAAGCATGGCTACTGGCCGGGTTCCATTACTGTATCTCTGAAAGGCAAATCCTATTCATATCCAGAAATAAGGGACTGGCAGGATACGTCTTATACCTGCGGACCGACTTCCTGCAGCATGTGCAGTCAGGTTTTAAAGAATTATCTGTGCGAATCATACCTTGCCAAACATTCGGGAACAACACGGGCAGATGGAACTACCTGTTCAGGTATGGTTAAAGCTTTGGAAAAAGAAAATTTTATTTGCACTTTGTTTTATAGGAATTCTTTTTCAAAAGCATTGAATGAACTTAAAAAAGGTGGATGTGCTGTAGTATTTCATGCTAAACACCATTATGTAGCTATATTGGATATCAGTAAAGACGGCAAGAAGGTTTTGGTAAGCAATTCCTATGGAAGTTATGATGATATTCCTTCCAAATGGCTTACTGTTGAATATATGAAAACCAGATATTACAAGAATTATGATGATGGTTTGATTGTTCGGCTAAATTATAAGTTAAGCAAAAATGTTCAAAATCAAATCAATTCGTATTATTCAAGCATGGCTCCAAATTGGGCTGCTCACAATATTCATGAAGTTGTAAGTTAA
- a CDS encoding malate dehydrogenase: MKVSILGSTGVIGKNVAFTLARADTVDEIVMFARPQSVDKAKGETFDMYDALAAEDIDCELTPTSDFNDIKDSAIVLITAGIPRQEGMNRRDLAIPNAKIVKNYSEQIAIHAPDAIILIATNPVDIMTTVALKYSGFDRKKVIGIGNHLDSLRLKAYFSQFININSSEVHTRVIGEHGDHMVPLLSSTTIGGIPLKYFVKSVDVDVKRLLNRLKNAGNTIISKKGATEYGPSFAISNLISTIITDSHKILTVSTYLDGEIEDVYDVSLGVPVVLSKKGIAMIVPIHMNDYEKNKFHEACRIVKETTYEVLQALDNDW, translated from the coding sequence GTGAAAGTAAGTATTTTAGGATCAACTGGAGTAATAGGTAAAAACGTAGCATTTACCTTGGCAAGAGCTGATACAGTTGATGAAATTGTTATGTTTGCAAGGCCTCAAAGTGTTGATAAGGCGAAAGGCGAAACATTTGATATGTATGATGCATTGGCAGCTGAAGATATTGATTGCGAGCTCACTCCTACATCTGATTTTAATGATATCAAGGATTCTGCAATTGTGTTGATTACTGCAGGAATTCCAAGGCAGGAAGGAATGAACAGACGTGATTTGGCAATTCCAAATGCAAAAATTGTAAAAAATTACTCGGAACAAATTGCTATTCATGCTCCTGATGCCATTATTTTAATTGCAACAAACCCTGTTGATATAATGACTACTGTCGCTTTAAAATATTCCGGATTTGACCGCAAAAAGGTTATTGGAATTGGAAACCACTTGGATTCATTAAGATTAAAAGCATATTTCTCCCAATTCATAAACATTAACAGTTCTGAGGTACATACAAGGGTCATTGGTGAGCATGGTGATCATATGGTTCCTCTTTTGAGTTCAACAACAATTGGGGGTATTCCATTAAAGTATTTTGTCAAATCTGTAGATGTTGATGTCAAAAGATTGCTTAATCGTTTAAAAAATGCTGGAAATACCATTATCAGCAAAAAGGGTGCAACTGAATATGGTCCGTCATTTGCTATTTCAAATTTAATTTCAACAATAATCACTGATAGCCATAAAATCTTGACTGTGAGCACATATCTTGATGGTGAAATTGAAGACGTATATGATGTTTCTTTAGGCGTTCCTGTTGTTTTATCAAAAAAGGGAATAGCCATGATTGTTCCGATTCATATGAATGATTATGAAAAGAATAAATTTCATGAAGCATGTCGAATAGTAAAAGAAACCACCTATGAAGTTTTACAAGCTCTTGATAATGATTGGTAA
- a CDS encoding zinc ribbon domain-containing protein has translation MTKKCPKCGKEVPDESKFCLACGYHLDNNESGKEESRVFSNGKIFLVLIFVVLIAGGILIFSMGGNGSNSNNQSVDSEMAKEASEFSFTISDVNGYYSKENKNYFFWTEVLFQKVPSNQKDYIVKVTYLDENNTDIGHEMDSLANVYYDTNYAISVGYHTSYKHMDIDSVKVEILKEDKVIKECSTKVDKNKFNF, from the coding sequence ATGACAAAAAAATGTCCTAAATGTGGAAAGGAAGTGCCTGATGAATCCAAATTTTGCCTTGCATGCGGATATCATTTGGATAATAATGAGAGTGGCAAAGAAGAATCTAGGGTATTTTCAAATGGTAAAATCTTTTTGGTTTTAATTTTTGTCGTACTTATTGCCGGAGGAATCCTGATATTTTCAATGGGTGGAAATGGCAGTAATAGTAACAATCAGAGCGTTGATAGCGAAATGGCCAAGGAAGCCAGCGAATTTTCATTTACTATAAGTGATGTTAACGGTTATTATAGCAAAGAAAATAAAAATTACTTCTTTTGGACAGAAGTGCTGTTCCAAAAGGTTCCATCAAATCAAAAAGACTATATTGTAAAAGTTACATATCTTGATGAGAACAATACTGATATTGGTCATGAGATGGATAGCTTAGCCAACGTTTATTATGATACCAATTATGCAATATCTGTTGGTTATCATACTTCATACAAGCATATGGATATTGATTCAGTTAAAGTAGAAATACTGAAAGAGGACAAAGTTATTAAGGAATGTTCTACAAAAGTTGATAAAAATAAATTTAATTTTTAA
- a CDS encoding toxic anion resistance protein translates to MAEFSLDVDEIKKDVETTLKQEEEKLENSNIKNQADENAVAIFEADLNNPSERESILRPLENFGMDDISRSSQRNELLATRFVDINKGGQDAENIGEKLSELDRQMKDLDPSKVDFTKKGVLGNLMNPVRKYFAKYEKAENSISNIVESLDHSSKVLQNDNVTILNEENNLREVTNKLLADIELGKKMDESIELQIQQAEIEGVDPEKIAFVKEEVLFPLRQRIMDMQQMIVVNQQGIVSLNVIRRNNKELIRGVNRAKNVTVSALRTGVMVARALYDQKIVMDKIQILNETTSDIIETTSHMLREQGSQIQKQSAETMISPEVLKAAFSEAIAAIEDVSNYKEQALPKMKETIDMFSDMAKDGQKVVEKIETNNNNRLQ, encoded by the coding sequence ATGGCGGAATTTTCACTTGATGTTGATGAAATTAAGAAAGATGTTGAAACTACACTGAAACAGGAAGAAGAAAAATTGGAAAATTCAAATATTAAAAACCAGGCTGATGAAAATGCTGTGGCAATATTTGAAGCTGATTTAAATAATCCTTCAGAAAGAGAAAGTATTTTAAGACCATTGGAAAACTTTGGTATGGATGATATTTCAAGATCCTCCCAAAGAAATGAGCTTCTTGCTACCAGATTTGTAGATATTAACAAAGGAGGTCAGGATGCTGAAAATATTGGTGAAAAACTCTCCGAACTTGACAGGCAGATGAAGGATTTGGATCCAAGTAAAGTGGATTTCACAAAGAAAGGTGTTCTTGGAAATCTCATGAATCCTGTTCGCAAATACTTCGCCAAATATGAAAAGGCGGAAAATTCCATTTCAAATATTGTTGAATCACTTGACCACAGCAGCAAGGTATTGCAAAATGACAATGTAACCATATTGAATGAGGAAAATAACCTTAGAGAAGTTACAAATAAATTATTGGCCGATATTGAGCTTGGTAAAAAGATGGATGAATCCATTGAATTGCAAATACAACAGGCGGAAATTGAGGGCGTGGACCCTGAAAAAATTGCCTTTGTCAAAGAAGAGGTTCTATTCCCATTAAGGCAGAGAATAATGGATATGCAACAGATGATAGTTGTAAACCAACAGGGAATAGTATCATTAAATGTAATTAGAAGAAACAATAAGGAATTGATTCGTGGAGTTAACCGGGCTAAAAACGTAACAGTATCTGCTCTAAGAACTGGAGTTATGGTTGCACGCGCATTATATGATCAGAAAATTGTAATGGATAAGATTCAGATATTGAATGAAACTACCAGTGACATTATTGAAACCACTTCACACATGCTAAGAGAGCAAGGAAGCCAAATCCAAAAGCAAAGTGCTGAGACAATGATTTCTCCGGAGGTACTTAAAGCAGCCTTTTCTGAAGCTATTGCAGCTATTGAAGATGTTAGCAATTATAAAGAACAAGCACTTCCAAAAATGAAAGAAACAATTGATATGTTCAGTGATATGGCTAAAGATGGCCAAAAAGTAGTTGAAAAAATTGAAACAAACAACAATAACCGTTTACAATAG
- the dtd gene encoding D-aminoacyl-tRNA deacylase — MKLIVQRVTNSSVEVDGDIVGEIEKGLMVLVGFGQNDTVKEADYLAKKLVKLRIFKDENGRMNKSVMDIGAKLLLVPQFTLYASTKKNRPSFHKALNPDKATELFDYFTEQCRQHVDVETGVFGAYMKVDLLNDGPVTILLEKEFDED, encoded by the coding sequence ATGAAACTGATAGTTCAAAGAGTCACCAACTCCAGTGTAGAAGTTGATGGAGATATTGTAGGTGAAATTGAAAAGGGTTTGATGGTTTTGGTAGGATTTGGCCAAAATGACACTGTTAAAGAAGCTGACTATCTGGCCAAAAAACTGGTGAAATTAAGAATTTTTAAGGATGAAAACGGAAGAATGAACAAGTCAGTAATGGATATTGGTGCTAAACTGTTGCTTGTTCCCCAGTTTACATTATATGCTTCAACCAAAAAGAACAGACCTTCATTTCATAAGGCATTAAATCCAGATAAGGCAACTGAACTGTTTGACTATTTCACCGAACAATGCAGGCAACATGTTGATGTTGAAACAGGTGTTTTCGGCGCATATATGAAAGTCGATTTGTTGAATGACGGTCCTGTAACAATATTGCTTGAAAAGGAATTTGATGAGGATTAA
- a CDS encoding lipopolysaccharide assembly protein LapB: MVENNKSNREFGSNFDKDEANEIFDKLDKINSDDSKKVDKNIASIKDVTKLLKEAKNSDESKAIELYKKVLVIMPENLEAYNGLADIYRKQDDEESERDILKKAIQNVDRSSKNDLMKRLKEIS, encoded by the coding sequence ATGGTAGAAAATAACAAGAGCAATCGTGAATTCGGTTCTAATTTTGATAAGGATGAAGCCAATGAAATTTTTGATAAATTAGATAAAATCAATTCAGACGATTCAAAGAAAGTTGATAAAAATATTGCTTCTATTAAAGACGTTACAAAGTTATTGAAAGAAGCTAAAAATTCTGATGAAAGCAAAGCTATAGAATTGTATAAAAAAGTTTTAGTCATAATGCCTGAAAATCTTGAAGCATATAATGGATTGGCTGACATTTACCGCAAACAGGATGATGAGGAAAGTGAAAGGGATATCCTAAAGAAAGCTATTCAAAATGTTGACAGATCCAGTAAAAATGATTTGATGAAAAGATTGAAGGAAATCAGTTAA
- a CDS encoding pyridoxamine 5'-phosphate oxidase family protein, producing the protein MFRKMRRHKQELSEEECIEILANEPRGVLALLGDNDYPYALPMSHVFVDGKIYFHGAMEGHKNDAIKKHDKVSYCVMDSGVKKEDSWWYTFRSVIIFGKIKTIADKKEKIDRLTYLGDKFFPTHEETVREIDRLLDKTEVFEITIDHISGKIVREK; encoded by the coding sequence ATGTTTCGAAAAATGAGAAGACACAAACAAGAGCTATCTGAAGAGGAGTGTATTGAAATATTGGCAAATGAACCTAGAGGTGTTTTAGCGCTTTTGGGGGATAATGACTATCCTTATGCATTACCTATGAGTCATGTATTTGTTGATGGGAAAATCTATTTTCATGGGGCTATGGAAGGCCATAAGAATGATGCAATTAAAAAGCATGATAAGGTATCATATTGTGTGATGGATTCTGGCGTTAAAAAGGAGGATAGCTGGTGGTATACCTTCAGAAGTGTCATAATCTTTGGAAAAATTAAAACCATTGCTGATAAAAAAGAAAAAATCGATAGGTTGACTTACCTTGGAGACAAGTTTTTCCCAACTCATGAAGAAACCGTACGTGAAATTGATAGATTGCTTGATAAAACTGAGGTTTTTGAAATTACTATAGATCATATCTCTGGAAAAATTGTTCGGGAAAAATAG
- the ung gene encoding uracil-DNA glycosylase: MIGNDWDLALKEEFEKDYFLKINDFINKEYETKTIYPPYDEIFNAFKLTPLNEVKVVILGQDPYHEKGQAHGLAFSTPSGRPKPRSLNNIFKEINAEYDYPIPESGCLESWANQGVFLLNTVLTVEEGNANSHSKCGWQIFTDNVIKLLDCQTQPIVFMLWGKQAEKKKELIKNPNHLVLITSHPSPFSARRGFFGSNHFIKANEFLKQNNLKEINWRL, translated from the coding sequence ATGATAGGCAATGATTGGGATTTGGCACTAAAGGAAGAATTTGAAAAGGACTATTTTTTAAAAATTAATGATTTCATCAATAAAGAATACGAAACAAAGACAATTTACCCTCCATATGATGAGATATTCAACGCATTTAAATTAACACCATTGAACGAGGTTAAAGTTGTTATTTTAGGTCAGGACCCTTATCATGAAAAGGGACAGGCCCATGGACTTGCATTTTCAACACCCTCTGGCCGTCCAAAACCAAGATCACTCAACAACATCTTTAAAGAAATCAATGCAGAATATGATTATCCCATTCCCGAATCAGGATGTTTGGAATCATGGGCAAACCAGGGTGTATTTTTACTCAATACAGTTTTGACAGTCGAAGAGGGTAATGCAAACTCCCACAGCAAATGTGGATGGCAAATTTTTACAGATAATGTGATAAAACTATTGGACTGTCAAACACAACCTATAGTATTTATGCTTTGGGGAAAACAGGCTGAAAAGAAAAAGGAATTGATAAAAAATCCAAATCATCTGGTTTTGATAACGTCTCATCCTTCGCCTTTTTCTGCAAGACGTGGATTTTTCGGTTCAAATCATTTTATAAAAGCTAATGAATTTTTAAAGCAGAATAATCTAAAAGAAATAAATTGGAGATTATGA
- a CDS encoding FHA domain-containing protein, translating to MSDSELTNTVIIDTFECDIISKKLAAINNKVRFSILEILRDNSKEPLYSREINSILLNKYNISITVQMLGQHLKQLVESELIQEVTVKKEVVNKVGQRNVNGYSLKDNAFEDLFLEISFFSDEILTFFDLHKINLGLEDGYCIITIFNGPDKGKTFKVHKDESILIGRKSNFTDEDFELPTILLDNEYETVSNVSKPHLKVFNKEDKWYVIDGGSSNGTFIKDIEIPINKAVEVKNNSFIKLSRGNGGAVIHVSY from the coding sequence ATGAGTGATTCGGAGTTAACAAATACAGTAATAATAGACACCTTTGAATGTGATATCATCTCAAAGAAGTTGGCCGCAATTAACAATAAGGTCAGATTTTCAATTCTGGAAATTTTAAGGGATAACAGCAAGGAACCCTTATATTCCCGTGAAATAAATTCAATTCTTTTAAATAAGTATAACATTTCCATAACAGTTCAAATGCTGGGACAACACCTGAAGCAACTTGTTGAATCTGAGCTGATTCAGGAAGTCACTGTCAAAAAAGAGGTAGTCAATAAAGTGGGACAGAGAAATGTCAATGGATATTCCCTGAAGGATAATGCTTTTGAAGATCTGTTTTTGGAAATCTCATTCTTTTCTGATGAAATCTTGACATTCTTTGATTTGCACAAAATCAATCTTGGATTGGAGGATGGATATTGCATCATAACAATATTCAATGGGCCGGATAAGGGCAAAACATTCAAGGTTCACAAGGATGAAAGTATATTAATAGGCCGTAAAAGCAATTTCACTGATGAAGACTTCGAACTTCCTACTATTCTATTGGATAATGAATATGAAACAGTTTCAAATGTTTCAAAACCTCATTTAAAGGTATTCAATAAGGAAGACAAATGGTATGTTATTGATGGTGGAAGTTCAAACGGAACATTTATAAAAGATATTGAAATTCCAATCAATAAGGCTGTTGAAGTTAAAAATAACTCTTTCATTAAATTATCCCGAGGAAATGGCGGAGCGGTTATTCACGTTTCCTATTAG